A genomic stretch from Rhinatrema bivittatum chromosome 9, aRhiBiv1.1, whole genome shotgun sequence includes:
- the LOC115099058 gene encoding protein tyrosine phosphatase domain-containing protein 1-like, with protein MSHHALDPQPSYSQARENLIKAIPQHLICSLTCGGRECRYEGPKGWSPDQQAIRGLYSSWVTDDILAMARPSTRLIKEHKIMEQFKQCNIKSLVNAQVPGEHAHCGDPLQAESGFSYLPQTFMDGGIFFFNFGLPDFGVASVLRVLDAVKVMSFALQEGKLAVHCHAGLGRTGVLIACYLIYAIRVSPQEAIRFVRIRRPGSIQTVGQISLVSDFAQFLASQQTVFARAAPRTCSFTLAQYLTRQGHLLHGCEARSLRHVPKLVAVVCKRLVHLTGRRQSCFGPWAELDKEVSSQALMEVIRQVLHSQQLMSNEPVPSDPDNLLFPVVAPPARESRGADPSVTARGRTGALIVPKRRLTETQRSYSESSLNHATLQTTKEGHEAETILRNIHSCFGSSPVLVGSDFQGVSSAAERHEKTRDSVRLEANEVKVQRSRNVAKRETNYDILKQIVKPLSWSVQESVDNKTTPHILSLAGAMAELEPLDASLMKRVQQLQICWLF; from the exons ATGAGCCATCATGCTTTAGATCCACAACCCTCatattcccaggcccgggagaaTCTGATCAAAGCCATCCCTCAGCACCTCATTTGCTCCTTGACCTGTGGAGGACGGGAGTGTCGCTACGAAGGACCAAAGGGATGGAGCCCTGACCAGCAAGCAATCAGAGGACTTTACTCCTCCTG GGTCACTGATGACATTTTGGCCATGGCACGACCATCCACCCGTCTCATTAAGGAGCATAAGATTATGGAGCAGTTCAAACA GTGTAACATAAAATCATTGGTCAACGCCCAGGTGCCAGGGGAGCATGCCCACTGCGGGGACCCTTTGCAGGCAGAGAGTGGATTCTCCTACCTCCCTCAGACCTTCATGGATGGCGGTA TTTTCTTCTTTAACTTTGGCCTGCCAGATTTTGGGGTGGCCTCAGTGTTGCGAGTCCTGGATGCGGTGAAGGTGATGTCCTTTGCGCTGCAGGAGGGGAAGCTAGCGGTACACTGCCATGCTGGCCTGGGACGCACAG GGGTTCTCATAGCCTGTTATCTGATCTATGCAATTCGAGTCAGTCCCCAGGAAGCTATCCGCTTTGTCCGTATCCGACGTCCTGGCTCCATCCAGACTGTGGGACAGATCAGCCTGGTCTCTGACTTTGCCCAGTTTCTTGCCTCCCAGCAGACTGTCTTTGCTCGTGCAGCGCCCAGAACCTGCAGTTTCACGCTGGCTCAGTATCTGACCCGACAGGGACATCTCCTCCACGGCTGCGAAGCCCGTAGCCTCAGGCATGTCCCAAAGCTTGTGGCTGTGGTCTGTAAGCGACTGGTGCACTTAACagggaggaggcagagttgcttcgGACCCTGGGCAGAACTGGATAAAGAAGTCAGCAGCCAAGCCTTAATGGAGGTGATCAGACAAGTGCTGCACTCCCAGCAGCTGATGAGCAATGAACCCGTACCAAGTGACCCCGACAACTTACTGTTCCCAGTGGTAGCCCCTCCAGCGAGAGAAAGCAGAGGAGCAGATCCTTCAGTTACTGCGAGAGGAAGGACAGGAGCACTGATTGTTCCAAAGAGAAGACTTACAGAGACCCAACGGAGCTACAGTGAGTCCAGCCTCAACCATGCTACCCTCCAGACGACTAAAGAG GGGCATGAAGCGGAGACTATCTTACGTAACATCCACAGCTGCTTTGGGTCTAGCCCAGTTCTTGTTGGTTCTGATTTCCAAGGGGTCAGCTCAGCTGCTGAGAGACATGAAAAGACCAGAGATTCTGTGAGACTGGAAGCAAATGAGGTGAAAGTTCAGAGGTCAAGGAACGTAGCTAAAAGGGAGACAAATTATGATATCTTAAAG CAGATAGTTAAACCCTTGAGCTGGTCAGTGCAGGAGTCGGTGGACAATAAAACGACACCTCATATCCTGTCCCTTGCTGGAGCAATGGCAGAGCTGGAGCCCCTGGACGCCAGCCTGATGAAGAGAGTACAGCAGCTCCAG ATATGTTGGCTCTTCTGA